One window of the Cryptomeria japonica chromosome 7, Sugi_1.0, whole genome shotgun sequence genome contains the following:
- the LOC131856967 gene encoding L-type lectin-domain containing receptor kinase V.9-like: MSGRALYTHPVRMKDPNSRNTSSSFSTTFVFAMVPSSSDPPRSGHGMAFMITPTKFPVEQSSSHFLGLLKSSSVGKPENHLFAVEFDTILNEDCQDINDNHVGVDLNDLNSVKAEIAGYRISNQLHEIDLNSGHNIQAWIDYDHMQQELNVTIVEAGSVRPKEPLISLKIMTLSNIFEEEMYVGFSAAPGTVVQDHCVLAWSFSTNGSSPELDISHLPSLIMRKDSNSRLIIEITTALVLVLSFLIAAGVFGRKRNKYRDVIEEWEMEYWPHRFKYKDLHIATKGFRDEQVLGCGGFGRVYKGVVPASGLEVAVKSIFKE, from the coding sequence ATGTCTGGCCGCGCTTTATATACTCATCCTGTGCGGATGAAAGATCCCAACTCCAGAAACACGAGCTCATCGTTCAGCACCACCTTCGTATTCGCTATGGTTCCTTCTTCCTCCGATCCTCCACGCAGCGGGCACGGGATGGCCTTTATGATCACACCCACCAAGTTTCCAGTGGAGCAGTCATCGTCTCACTTCCTCGGTTTGTTGAAGAGTTCCAGCGTAGGGAAGCCTGAAAATCATCTCTTTGCCGTCGAGTTCGACACAATCCTCAACGAGGACTGCCAAGACATCAACGACAATCATGTCGGCGTGGATCTCAACGACCTCAACTCTGTAAAGGCTGAAATAGCCGGCTACAGGATTAGCAACCAGTTGCATGAAATAGATCTCAACAGTGGTCACAATATCCAGGCTTGGATCGACTATGATCATATGCAACAGGAATTGAATGTCACAATTGTAGAAGCCGGTTCAGTTCGACCCAAAGAGCCTCTTATATCTCTCAAGATTATGACTCTGTCCAATATTTTCGAAGAAGAAATGTACGTTGGTTTCTCTGCAGCACCGGGAACCGTCGTTCAAGACCACTGTGTCCTCGCCTGGAGCTTCAGCACAAATGGATCCTCACCTGAGCTGGATATATCTCATCTTCCTTCCCTCATTATGCGTAAGGATTCCAACTCTCGACTTATTATCGAAATTACTACAGCTTTGGTACTTGTGTTGTCTTTTCTGATTGCTGCAGGGGTTTTTGGGCGGAAGAGAAATAAGTACAGAGACGTTATAGAAGAATGGGAGATGGAGTATTGGCCTCACAGGTTTAAATACAAAGACCTGCATATTGCAACCAAAGGCTTCCGAGACGAACAAGTTTTGGGCTGTGGAGGTTTCGGTCGGGTGTACAAAGGAGTCGTCCCTGCTAGCGGCCTTGAAGTTGCTGTAAAGTCCATCTTTAAAGAATGA